In Luteitalea sp. TBR-22, one genomic interval encodes:
- the lpdA gene encoding dihydrolipoyl dehydrogenase: MASAFDVVVIGAGTGGYVAAIRAAQLGLSTAVVEREQVLGGTCLNWGCIPTKALLEHAHAYKVAKAAKDWGITLGEAAQVGIDMGVVQDRKDKIVKGLTGGIGLLFKKNKIEWIKGTARLLGKGAVEVTAADGSVSQVTANKEIVVATGSSPRSVPGIAFDYKRIVTSNEAMSMREVPKSIIVMGSGAVGVEFASIFNSFGTAEVTVIELLPRIVPNEDAQVSETLEKSFRKKKIRVLTGTKVTGAVNKGDLVEVTAQLPDGKVETLSAEYLLVATGRGPVTEGLGVEALGLEMERGYIKVDPLMRTSVPGISAVGDVITLGTGAHKQLAHLSSAEGILAAERIAGHHVRPINYDHVPGCTYCDPEIGSVGLTEAQARERGYDVRVGTFPFGVLGRAKIANETEGFVKIVAETKYDEILGVHMIGPRATELVSQATLALRLECTVEELIRTIQAHPTMSEAVGEAAHATHGAAIHM; encoded by the coding sequence TTGGCGAGCGCATTCGATGTCGTGGTGATCGGCGCGGGGACGGGCGGCTACGTGGCGGCCATTCGGGCGGCCCAGCTGGGGCTGTCGACGGCGGTCGTGGAGCGGGAGCAGGTACTCGGCGGCACGTGCCTCAACTGGGGGTGCATCCCGACCAAGGCGCTCCTCGAGCACGCGCACGCCTACAAGGTGGCCAAGGCCGCCAAGGACTGGGGCATCACCCTGGGCGAGGCCGCGCAGGTCGGCATCGACATGGGCGTCGTGCAGGACCGCAAGGACAAGATCGTCAAGGGCCTGACCGGCGGCATCGGCCTGCTCTTCAAGAAGAACAAGATCGAGTGGATCAAGGGCACGGCCCGGCTGCTCGGCAAGGGGGCCGTCGAGGTCACCGCGGCCGACGGCTCGGTCAGCCAGGTCACCGCGAACAAGGAGATCGTCGTGGCGACGGGCTCCTCGCCCCGCAGCGTGCCGGGCATCGCCTTCGACTACAAGCGCATCGTCACCAGCAACGAGGCGATGAGCATGCGCGAGGTGCCGAAGTCCATCATCGTGATGGGCTCGGGCGCGGTCGGCGTCGAGTTCGCCTCGATCTTCAACAGCTTCGGCACCGCCGAGGTCACCGTCATCGAGCTGCTGCCCCGCATCGTCCCCAACGAGGACGCGCAGGTATCGGAGACGCTCGAGAAGAGCTTCCGCAAGAAGAAGATTCGCGTCCTCACCGGCACCAAGGTCACCGGCGCCGTCAACAAGGGCGATCTCGTCGAGGTGACCGCGCAACTGCCCGACGGCAAGGTCGAGACCCTCTCGGCGGAGTACCTGCTGGTGGCCACCGGCCGCGGCCCGGTCACCGAGGGCCTCGGCGTGGAGGCGCTCGGGCTCGAGATGGAGCGCGGCTACATCAAGGTCGACCCGCTGATGCGCACGTCGGTGCCGGGCATCTCGGCGGTCGGCGACGTGATCACGCTGGGCACGGGCGCCCACAAGCAACTCGCGCACCTCTCGTCGGCCGAGGGCATCCTGGCCGCCGAGCGCATCGCCGGTCACCACGTGCGGCCGATCAACTACGACCACGTGCCCGGGTGCACGTATTGCGACCCCGAGATCGGCAGCGTCGGCCTCACCGAGGCCCAGGCCAGGGAGCGCGGGTACGACGTGCGCGTCGGCACCTTCCCGTTCGGCGTCCTCGGCCGCGCCAAGATCGCCAACGAGACCGAGGGGTTCGTGAAGATCGTCGCCGAGACGAAGTACGACGAGATCCTCGGCGTGCACATGATCGGCCCGCGCGCCACCGAACTGGTGTCGCAGGCCACTCTCGCGCTACGCCTCGAATGCACCGTCGAGGAGCTGATCCGCACCATCCAGGCGCACCCGACCATGTCGGAAGCCGTGGGCGAGGCGGCGCACGCGACGCACGGCGCGGCGATCCACATGTGA
- a CDS encoding sigma-54 dependent transcriptional regulator: protein MPLPQKTLLIVDDDEGMRDTLTAILKREYRVLTVASAEDGLSRLRQTRIDLMLLDVRLPGMGGLELLRQVRELHDQVEIIMISAITDVETAVQAMKLGAYHYITKEFDYDALRALVRNASERQDLRNRVESLTAQVQAFDEEFVTGTSSAMKAVVSLVQKVAPLDTTVLITGESGTGKEMLARRIHAESDRRKGPFIAVNLAAIPSELVESTLFGHERGAFTGAVRQQLGKFELANGGTLFLDEIGDLRLDLQAKLLRAIQENEIERVGGRHPLRVDIRLVVATNADLSEAVRAGRFREDLFYRINVIPVRLPPLRDRLEDIGQLLEVFIRRYAIRFRKVVRAIEPAALAVLERYRWPGNIRELQNLAERMVAVCDKAEITEADLPLEVQLAALDAREANASESLLDQAVAAFERSYLLKALEKGEWNVAATARQLRLPLSTLKHRMSRLGLYDVTRRLRES from the coding sequence ATGCCGCTGCCCCAGAAGACGCTGCTGATCGTCGACGACGACGAGGGGATGCGTGACACGCTGACGGCGATCCTCAAGCGGGAGTATCGGGTGCTGACGGTGGCCTCGGCCGAGGACGGCCTGTCGCGGCTGCGGCAGACCCGCATCGACCTGATGCTGCTCGACGTCCGGTTGCCGGGGATGGGCGGCCTCGAGTTGCTGCGCCAGGTGCGGGAGCTGCACGACCAGGTCGAGATCATCATGATCTCGGCGATCACCGACGTCGAGACCGCCGTGCAGGCGATGAAGCTCGGCGCGTACCACTACATCACCAAGGAGTTCGACTACGACGCGCTGCGCGCCCTCGTCCGCAATGCGAGCGAGCGGCAGGACCTGCGCAACCGTGTCGAGTCGCTGACCGCGCAGGTGCAGGCGTTCGACGAGGAGTTCGTCACCGGCACCAGCTCGGCGATGAAGGCGGTGGTCAGCCTCGTGCAGAAGGTGGCGCCCCTGGACACCACCGTGCTGATCACCGGCGAGAGCGGCACCGGCAAGGAGATGCTCGCTCGCCGCATCCATGCCGAGTCGGACCGCCGCAAGGGCCCCTTCATCGCCGTGAACCTGGCCGCCATCCCGAGCGAACTCGTGGAAAGCACGCTCTTCGGGCACGAGCGCGGGGCGTTCACCGGCGCCGTCCGCCAGCAGCTCGGCAAGTTCGAGCTCGCCAATGGCGGCACGCTGTTCCTCGACGAGATCGGCGACCTCAGGCTCGACCTGCAAGCCAAGCTCCTGCGGGCCATCCAGGAGAACGAGATCGAGCGGGTTGGCGGGAGGCACCCGCTGCGGGTCGACATCCGGCTCGTGGTGGCAACCAACGCCGACCTCTCCGAGGCGGTGCGCGCCGGCAGGTTCCGCGAGGACCTCTTCTACCGGATCAACGTGATTCCCGTCCGCCTGCCGCCGCTGCGCGACCGGCTCGAGGACATCGGGCAATTGCTCGAGGTGTTCATCCGCCGCTACGCCATCCGCTTCAGGAAGGTGGTCCGCGCCATCGAGCCCGCCGCCCTCGCCGTGCTCGAGCGCTATCGCTGGCCGGGCAACATCCGGGAACTGCAGAACCTGGCCGAACGCATGGTGGCGGTGTGCGACAAGGCCGAGATCACCGAGGCGGACCTGCCGCTCGAGGTGCAACTGGCCGCGCTCGACGCCCGCGAGGCCAACGCCTCCGAGAGCCTCCTCGACCAGGCCGTGGCCGCCTTCGAGCGGAGCTACCTGCTCAAGGCACTCGAGAAGGGCGAGTGGAACGTCGCGGCGACCGCCCGGCAGCTGCGGCTCCCCCTCAGCACCCTCAAGCACCGGATGAGCCGACTCGGCCTGTACGACGTGACCCGCCGGCTCCGGGAGTCGTAG
- a CDS encoding radical SAM/SPASM domain-containing protein, giving the protein MRASRFTLSTPLPGSDEVFLFNTLTESQIVVSPDVVDLIARVDRGEPVAGTRTTREAIRQLAELGFLVESAEAEQRALEAFFRDIREDATHLRVTVLTTLQCNFACDYCIQGDHQDHDAPEGRMSLDTAARVGDWIEARLDALGSPRFTLTFFGGEPLLNLPVVYALAERAWTACQARGVVMTISIITNGLLLTEAVVDRLLPFGLAGVKVTLDGDRATHDRLRPLRGGQGTFDRIIANLRAVAPKVRVSLGGNFDVESVASYPALLEFLRAEPFADRIAKLTFKPIIRGPKTGRALASSAVDGRRVIPLVEADRQPALGGTCMTAAGAGSGSTPCDTCGLADDAMGRLREQTLAAGFHTPDGVHMGPCELHRRHASTIGPDGSLYPCPGFTGEPGLRVGHVRAERHDAHRATRERFDRHAPWRACGDCALVPVCGGGCSVAAHNEQGDLDLPNCHKPAMLAALPALAAAAAVPA; this is encoded by the coding sequence ATGCGCGCGTCCCGCTTCACCCTGTCCACGCCGCTCCCGGGGTCCGACGAGGTCTTCCTCTTCAACACCCTGACCGAGAGCCAGATCGTCGTCTCCCCCGACGTGGTCGACCTGATCGCCCGGGTCGACCGGGGCGAGCCGGTCGCCGGCACACGCACCACCCGCGAAGCCATCCGTCAACTGGCCGAGCTCGGGTTCCTGGTGGAGAGCGCCGAGGCCGAGCAGCGGGCCCTCGAGGCCTTCTTTCGCGACATCCGTGAGGACGCCACCCACCTGCGGGTCACGGTGCTGACGACCCTGCAGTGCAATTTCGCGTGTGACTACTGCATCCAGGGCGACCACCAGGACCACGACGCCCCCGAAGGCCGGATGTCGCTGGACACGGCGGCGCGCGTCGGCGACTGGATCGAGGCGCGGCTCGACGCCCTGGGCTCGCCCCGCTTCACCCTGACGTTCTTCGGTGGTGAGCCGCTGCTGAACCTGCCGGTGGTGTACGCCCTGGCCGAGCGGGCCTGGACGGCCTGTCAGGCCCGCGGGGTCGTCATGACCATCAGCATCATCACCAACGGCCTGCTCCTCACCGAGGCCGTCGTCGACCGCCTGCTGCCGTTCGGGCTGGCCGGCGTCAAGGTGACCCTCGACGGCGACCGCGCCACGCACGACAGGCTGCGGCCGTTGCGCGGCGGCCAGGGCACCTTCGACCGCATCATCGCGAACCTGCGCGCCGTGGCCCCGAAGGTGCGCGTCAGCCTCGGCGGCAACTTCGACGTCGAGAGCGTCGCCTCGTACCCGGCACTGCTCGAGTTCCTGCGCGCCGAGCCGTTCGCCGACCGGATCGCGAAGCTGACCTTCAAGCCGATCATCCGTGGACCGAAGACGGGCCGGGCGCTGGCCTCGTCGGCCGTCGACGGCCGACGCGTGATTCCACTGGTCGAGGCCGACCGGCAACCCGCTCTCGGCGGCACGTGCATGACCGCTGCCGGCGCCGGGTCGGGCTCGACGCCCTGCGACACCTGCGGCCTGGCAGACGACGCCATGGGCCGGCTGCGCGAGCAGACGCTCGCGGCCGGGTTCCACACGCCCGATGGCGTCCACATGGGCCCCTGCGAACTGCATCGTCGCCACGCCAGCACCATCGGCCCCGACGGCTCGCTCTATCCGTGCCCGGGCTTCACCGGCGAGCCCGGCCTTCGCGTCGGTCACGTGCGCGCGGAGCGCCACGACGCGCACCGTGCGACGCGCGAGCGTTTCGACAGGCACGCGCCCTGGCGCGCCTGCGGCGACTGTGCGCTGGTGCCGGTGTGCGGCGGCGGGTGCTCGGTGGCCGCGCACAACGAGCAGGGCGACCTCGACCTCCCCAACTGCCACAAGCCGGCGATGCTCGCCGCGCTTCCGGCACTGGCCGCGGCAGCGGCCGTTCCCGCCTGA